The Salvia splendens isolate huo1 chromosome 21, SspV2, whole genome shotgun sequence genome includes a window with the following:
- the LOC121783471 gene encoding putative late blight resistance protein homolog R1A-10 isoform X1 has translation MADAAVTFLLENLGQLLKHHVSLIGGVDRELDLLKKDLESLSTILSKYSKMPNKPEGFRDLERRIRDVVYEAEDTIDSCIAAAYNKHSLSSDFAEQVRSLREREVINMVEKVLYFEATTMANIPQPKSPTKPKLQIIREEYVLDFQDHESIIVGYLRESKDELYVISIIGMPGMGKTTLARKIFKCAFVNHEFPNRIWVNVIQALNIRNVLLNILKEFTSDDVSGLSDPALMETVEYYLKERKFLLVLDDVTMDAWNDIRKVLSKSNNMSKVLITSCEKSVGDKATKSYELLLLTGPQSWELLQYQVFGKLGKCPDDLKVVGECIAKNCHGFPLSVMLIAGILVEQDDENISVLKEDWLKVSKFLKNDKKKQVADIIELSYNRLHDELKDCLLYFAVFSKHYEISVWKLIRLWIAEGFIQGKSLEETAEEYLKDLIRRNLVMVVKRNSSGEVKICRVHDVVHAFCVSKVLLEQQRFFHELKCVNGDFVPPVSKIGKPRRICFHSDLETFLTSNEKKHIDRIRSLLFLYKTPADFPTKYSAVMVDGLDLLRVLESEFNRLDHIPKGVTKLFHLRYLTISVDTLTTLAHMFSDLWNLQTVVVNTKNESITIKANIWKMIQLRHLKTNVVITEITQGDGDGCRSLQTLSRISPEICTTNFFKKAPNLKRLGIEGKLASLFQTNSLGRLNQLEKLKLVNTYHSEALQSMRFPELRSWFPAKLKMLTIVGTRLDWNHVSKLGMIETLEALKLKGNAFTGNLWEAVSGGFHSLHFLLIEDTELIIWVASNDSFPKLRHLVLRKCKKLKEIPDDVVGSLEKLDIEDLSASGVESAEKIDDKKIANQGQEGASKFKLTVLNQVTFRPN, from the exons ATGGCGGATGCTGCAGTGACGTTCCTTTTGGAAAACTTGGGCCAGCTGCTGAAGCACCATGTGAGTCTCATCGGCGGCGTTGACCGCGAGCTGGATCTGTTGAAAAAGGATCTCGAGTCGTTGAGTACCATCCTCAGCAAGTACTCCAAGATGCCGAACAAGCCGGAAGGGTTCCGAGACTTAGAGAGGCGGATCCGAGATGTGGTTTATGAGGCCGAAGACACCATTGACTCTTGCATCGCCGCAGCATATAACAAGCATAGCCTTTCCAGTGACTTCGCCGAACAAGTCAGGtctctgagagagagagaggtcaTCAACATGGTGGAAAAGGTTCTATACTTTGAGGCCACTACAATGGCCAACATCCCCCAACCAAAATCACCTACCAAACCCAAG CTCCAGATAATCAGGGAAGAATACGTGCTAGATTTCCAAGATCATGAAAGTATAATCGTCGGATATCTGCGGGAATCAAAAGATGAATTGTATGTTATCTCCATCATCGGTATGCCAGGTATGGGGAAGACAACTTTGGCAAGGAAGATATTCAAATGTGCTTTTGTGAATCATGAATTCCCCAATCGCATTTGGGTTAACGTTATCCAGGCACTGAATATCAGGAATGTGCTGCtcaacattctcaaagaattcACTAGCGACGACGTGTCGGGTCTATCCGATCCTGCACTAATGGAGACGGTTGAGTATTACCTCAAGGAGAGGAAATTCTTGTTAGTCTTAGATGATGTGACTATGGATGCTTGGAATGATATCAGAAAGGTTTTGTCCAAGAGCAACAACATGAGTAAAGTGCTCATCACTAGCTGCGAGAAGAGTGTCGGAGACAAAGCTACGAAATCCTACGAGCTACTTCTCTTGACAGGTCCACAAAGTTGGGAACTTCTGCAGTACCAAGTCTTTGGTAAACTCGGCAAGTGTCCTGATGATTTGAAAGTTGTTGGGGAATGTATAGCCAAGAATTGTCATGGATTTCCACTTTCAGTTATGTTGATAGCAGGAATTCTTGTGGAACAAGATGATGAGAATATAAGTGTGCTAAAAGAAGATTGGCTTAAGGTGTCAAAGTTCTTGAAAAATGACAAGAAGAAGCAGGTTGCAGATATTATCGAATTAAGCTACAATAGACTACATGATGAATTGAAAGATTGCTTGCTATATTTTGCGGTGTTTTCAAAACACTACGAGATCTCAGTTTGGAAATTGATCCGCTTGTGGATTGCAGAAGGATTCATACAAGGGAAGAGTTTGGAGGAAACTGCAGAAGAGTATTTGAAAGATTTAATCAGAAGGAATTTAGTGATGGTCGTTAAAAGAAATTCCAGTGGTGAGGTTAAAATATGCCGTGTTCATGATGTGGTACATGCATTCTGTGTTTCAAAAGTTTTACTGGAGCAGCAAAGATTCTTCCATGAATTGAAATGTGTGAATGGAGATTTTGTCCCTCCAGTGTCTAAGATTGGCAAACCCCGCCGCATTTGTTTCCATTCTGATCTTGAGACCTTCCTCACTAGCAATGAAAAGAAGCACATTGATCGCATCCGTTCTCTTTTATTCTTGTACAAGACACCGGCAGATTTCCCTACAAAGTATTCAGCTGTTATGGTTGATGGACTAGATTTGCTCAGAGTTTTGGAATCTGAGTTCAACAGATTGGATCATATTCCTAAAGGTGTAACCAAACTATTTCACTTGAGGTACCTTACTATATCTGTTGACACTTTGACAACTCTTGCCCACATGTTCTCCGACCTGTGGAACCTTCAAACTGTTGTAGTCAACACTAAGAATGAATCCATTACTATCAAAGCAAATATATGGAAGATGATACAACTGAGGCATCTGAAGACCAACGTGGTCATTACAGAAATCACCCAAGGGGATGGTGATGGGTGTAGGTCTCTTCAAACCCTGAGCAGAATATCACCTGAAATTTGTACCACCAATTTCTTCAAAAAGGCCCCAAACTTGAAGAGATTAGGTATTGAAGGAAAGTTGGCCAGTCTATTTCAAACAAATTCCTTGGGAAGGCTCAATCAACTTGAAAAGTTAAAGCTGGTGAATACATATCATTCAGAAGCCCTGCAGTCAATGCGCTTTCCTGAGTTAAGAAGCTGGTTTCCGGCAAAACTTAAGATGCTGACTATTGTAGGAACACGTTTGGATTGGAATCATGTGTCTAAGTTGGGGATGATAGAAACTCTTGAGGCCCTCAAATTGAAAGGCAATGCATTCACTGGAAATCTCTGGGAGGCTGTTAGTGGAGGCTTCCACTCTCTCCATTTCTTGCTCATCGAAGATACAGAATTAATTATCTGGGTGGCCTCAAATGATAGTTTTCCTAAACTTAGGCATCTTGTGCTTAGAAAGTGTAAGAAACTCAAAGAAATCCCCGATGACGTGGTGGGAAGCCTGGAGAAGTTGGACATAGAGGATTTATCAGCATCTGGAGTTGAGTCTGCAGAAAAAATAGATGATAAGAAAATTGCAAATCAAGGGCAAGAGGGAGCTTCCAAGTTCAAGCTCACTGTACTAAATCAGGTAACTTTCCGTCCCAACTAA
- the LOC121783471 gene encoding putative late blight resistance protein homolog R1A-10 isoform X3, whose protein sequence is MADAAVTFLLENLGQLLKHHVSLIGGVDRELDLLKKDLESLSTILSKYSKMPNKPEGFRDLERRIRDVVYEAEDTIDSCIAAAYNKHSLSSDFAEQVRSLREREVINMVEKVLYFEATTMANIPQPKSPTKPKLQIIREEYVLDFQDHESIIVGYLRESKDELYVISIIGMPGMGKTTLARKIFKCAFVNHEFPNRIWVNVIQALNIRNVLLNILKEFTSDDVSGLSDPALMETVEYYLKERKFLLVLDDVTMDAWNDIRKVLSKSNNMSKVLITSCEKSVGDKATKSYELLLLTGPQSWELLQYQVFGKLGKCPDDLKVVGECIAKNCHGFPLSVMLIAGILVEQDDENISVLKEDWLKVSKFLKNDKKKQVADIIELSYNRLHDELKDCLLYFAVFSKHYEISVWKLIRLWIAEGFIQGKSLEETAEEYLKDLIRRNLVMVVKRNSSGEVKICRVHDVVHAFCVSKVLLEQQRFFHELKCVNGDFVPPVSKIGKPRRICFHSDLETFLTSNEKKHIDRIRSLLFLYKTPADFPTKYSAVMVDGLDLLRVLESEFNRLDHIPKGVTKLFHLRYLTISVDTLTTLAHMFSDLWNLQTVVVNTKNESITIKANIWKMIQLRHLKTNVVITEITQGDGDGCRSLQTLSRISPEICTTNFFKKAPNLKRLGIEGKLASLFQTNSLGRLNQLEKLKLVNTYHSEALQSMRFPELRSWFPAKLKMLTIVGTRLDWNHVSKLGMIETLEALKLKGNAFTGNLWEAVSGGFHSLHFLLIEDTELIIWVASNDSFPKLRHLVLRKCKKLKEIPDDVVGSLEKLDIEDLSASGVESAEKIDDKKIANQGQEGASKFKLTVLNQ, encoded by the exons ATGGCGGATGCTGCAGTGACGTTCCTTTTGGAAAACTTGGGCCAGCTGCTGAAGCACCATGTGAGTCTCATCGGCGGCGTTGACCGCGAGCTGGATCTGTTGAAAAAGGATCTCGAGTCGTTGAGTACCATCCTCAGCAAGTACTCCAAGATGCCGAACAAGCCGGAAGGGTTCCGAGACTTAGAGAGGCGGATCCGAGATGTGGTTTATGAGGCCGAAGACACCATTGACTCTTGCATCGCCGCAGCATATAACAAGCATAGCCTTTCCAGTGACTTCGCCGAACAAGTCAGGtctctgagagagagagaggtcaTCAACATGGTGGAAAAGGTTCTATACTTTGAGGCCACTACAATGGCCAACATCCCCCAACCAAAATCACCTACCAAACCCAAG CTCCAGATAATCAGGGAAGAATACGTGCTAGATTTCCAAGATCATGAAAGTATAATCGTCGGATATCTGCGGGAATCAAAAGATGAATTGTATGTTATCTCCATCATCGGTATGCCAGGTATGGGGAAGACAACTTTGGCAAGGAAGATATTCAAATGTGCTTTTGTGAATCATGAATTCCCCAATCGCATTTGGGTTAACGTTATCCAGGCACTGAATATCAGGAATGTGCTGCtcaacattctcaaagaattcACTAGCGACGACGTGTCGGGTCTATCCGATCCTGCACTAATGGAGACGGTTGAGTATTACCTCAAGGAGAGGAAATTCTTGTTAGTCTTAGATGATGTGACTATGGATGCTTGGAATGATATCAGAAAGGTTTTGTCCAAGAGCAACAACATGAGTAAAGTGCTCATCACTAGCTGCGAGAAGAGTGTCGGAGACAAAGCTACGAAATCCTACGAGCTACTTCTCTTGACAGGTCCACAAAGTTGGGAACTTCTGCAGTACCAAGTCTTTGGTAAACTCGGCAAGTGTCCTGATGATTTGAAAGTTGTTGGGGAATGTATAGCCAAGAATTGTCATGGATTTCCACTTTCAGTTATGTTGATAGCAGGAATTCTTGTGGAACAAGATGATGAGAATATAAGTGTGCTAAAAGAAGATTGGCTTAAGGTGTCAAAGTTCTTGAAAAATGACAAGAAGAAGCAGGTTGCAGATATTATCGAATTAAGCTACAATAGACTACATGATGAATTGAAAGATTGCTTGCTATATTTTGCGGTGTTTTCAAAACACTACGAGATCTCAGTTTGGAAATTGATCCGCTTGTGGATTGCAGAAGGATTCATACAAGGGAAGAGTTTGGAGGAAACTGCAGAAGAGTATTTGAAAGATTTAATCAGAAGGAATTTAGTGATGGTCGTTAAAAGAAATTCCAGTGGTGAGGTTAAAATATGCCGTGTTCATGATGTGGTACATGCATTCTGTGTTTCAAAAGTTTTACTGGAGCAGCAAAGATTCTTCCATGAATTGAAATGTGTGAATGGAGATTTTGTCCCTCCAGTGTCTAAGATTGGCAAACCCCGCCGCATTTGTTTCCATTCTGATCTTGAGACCTTCCTCACTAGCAATGAAAAGAAGCACATTGATCGCATCCGTTCTCTTTTATTCTTGTACAAGACACCGGCAGATTTCCCTACAAAGTATTCAGCTGTTATGGTTGATGGACTAGATTTGCTCAGAGTTTTGGAATCTGAGTTCAACAGATTGGATCATATTCCTAAAGGTGTAACCAAACTATTTCACTTGAGGTACCTTACTATATCTGTTGACACTTTGACAACTCTTGCCCACATGTTCTCCGACCTGTGGAACCTTCAAACTGTTGTAGTCAACACTAAGAATGAATCCATTACTATCAAAGCAAATATATGGAAGATGATACAACTGAGGCATCTGAAGACCAACGTGGTCATTACAGAAATCACCCAAGGGGATGGTGATGGGTGTAGGTCTCTTCAAACCCTGAGCAGAATATCACCTGAAATTTGTACCACCAATTTCTTCAAAAAGGCCCCAAACTTGAAGAGATTAGGTATTGAAGGAAAGTTGGCCAGTCTATTTCAAACAAATTCCTTGGGAAGGCTCAATCAACTTGAAAAGTTAAAGCTGGTGAATACATATCATTCAGAAGCCCTGCAGTCAATGCGCTTTCCTGAGTTAAGAAGCTGGTTTCCGGCAAAACTTAAGATGCTGACTATTGTAGGAACACGTTTGGATTGGAATCATGTGTCTAAGTTGGGGATGATAGAAACTCTTGAGGCCCTCAAATTGAAAGGCAATGCATTCACTGGAAATCTCTGGGAGGCTGTTAGTGGAGGCTTCCACTCTCTCCATTTCTTGCTCATCGAAGATACAGAATTAATTATCTGGGTGGCCTCAAATGATAGTTTTCCTAAACTTAGGCATCTTGTGCTTAGAAAGTGTAAGAAACTCAAAGAAATCCCCGATGACGTGGTGGGAAGCCTGGAGAAGTTGGACATAGAGGATTTATCAGCATCTGGAGTTGAGTCTGCAGAAAAAATAGATGATAAGAAAATTGCAAATCAAGGGCAAGAGGGAGCTTCCAAGTTCAAGCTCACTGTACTAAATCAG TGA
- the LOC121785088 gene encoding putative late blight resistance protein homolog R1A-3, which produces MAFAAVVSVEQILQQLILNPADAVPKSAMESFHVKIRSLQSYLEKMYPVRRSKRDVVKRLESEIRETVYEAQDLIEAFISSHNSQPDFLVNLKENEGKLDQILATAEEIVGSVKDEQPTPPANAETSKSISRATKNTKIVGQEEDFKTLSKVILSKTTDLQVIPITGLPGIGKTTLARSIFDDKEIGERFPVRSWVTVGQDFNPGEVFSKLLASIQKGDGSVKQGNAEHLATQLYKSLQDPNKPYLIVVDDVWDSVVWDRIRNYFPNRYNCSRILVTTRSYTIAGNVKSGFSHTMKELNEEQSWELLREKVFGGGHCPPNLEVAGRSIAEHCGGLPLSITVVGGQLSQEIENESYWKIVEEDIKIAADSDKETAYMEILAQSYEHLPAKLKGCFLYMGAFPEDSEIHVSKLVKLWLAEGFLMENGSSSFEDIAEQCLADLLDRNLVFPLKFSSNGKVKTCGMHDSIRHLAESKSVDERFFVSVKKVSSQRSQLHHGEAVADTLKGKHTQSQRRLSVHKNILMCMEDVYESAKLIKPARTLVYAGHYHHHPLPYCLVYDWLRVLDAVRVHFIEFPTQLVKLIHLRYLSLTYNGKLPASLSQLTNLLVLIVRRYPKIVIMGKSILPVEIWYMKQLRHILLTECDFPNLPETQTGDSPLLENLQTLSAINAANCTQEFFKNVPNLKKLGVWIEAPGTVSLYLDHLQDLEAFKFRVLNPIPGKEIYLERDLVFPEKLEKLSLSGCSLPWDSLNNVGKFPCLRVLKLRHFAFQGPEWIPVEEQFPKLELLLIECLDLEYMEIGFASCENLKSLIIKNCYKLEEINEDEFTNIGTLVSVELIGCNHQFVDQLTEIKNRLDEDGKKLEFGVHSSWGETTSPNEC; this is translated from the exons ATGGCTTTTGCTGCGGTGGTTTCTGTTGAGCAGATTCTTCAGCAACTGATCTTGAATCCTGCCGACGCTGTTCCCAAGTCAGCAATGGAGTCTTTCCATGTCAAGATTCGTTCCTTGCAATCATATCTTGAAAAGATGTATCCCGTGAGAAGAAGCAAACGAGACGTGGTGAAAAGACTGGAATCTGAAATCAGGGAAACCGTGTATGAAGCCCAGGATCTGATCGAAGCCTTCATCTCTAGCCACAACTCCCAGCCCGATTTCCTTGTAAATCTGAAGGAAAACGAAGGAAAGCTCGATCAGATCTTGGCCACGGCGGAGGAGATAGTAGGTTCCGTGAAAGATGAGCAGCCAACGCCGCCTGCAAATGCCGAAACTTCTAAATCCATTTCTCGAGCTACCAAGAACACCAAGATCGTGGGGCAAGAAGAAGATTTCAAAACGCTGAGTAAGGTGATCCTAAGCAAAACAACAGATCTACAAGTAATCCCGATCACGGGCTTACCCGGGATTGGTAAAACAACTCTCGCTCGAAGTATTTTTGATGACAAAGAAATCGGGGAACGGTTCCCCGTCCGATCATGGGTGACCGTAGGCCAAGATTTTAATCCTGGAGAAGTCTTCTCGAAGCTCTTGGCTTCAATCCAAAAGGGTGATGGCTCAGTGAAACAAGGGAATGCTGAGCACCTAGCTACTCAGTTGTACAAAAGTCTTCAAGACCCCAACAAACCGTATCTGATTGTAGTGGATGATGTGTGGGATTCTGTTGTCTGGGACAGGATAAGGAACTACTTCCCAAACAGATATAACTGCAGTCGGATACTCGTGACAACTAGAAGTTATACAATTGCTGGGAATGTGAAGTCCGGTTTCAGTCATACGATGAAAGAGCTGAATGAAGAACAAAGCTGGGAGTTGCTGCGTGAAAAGGTGTTCGGAGGCGGGCATTGCCCTCCTAATCTGGAGGTTGCAGGAAGAAGCATTGCTGAGCACTGCGGTGGTCTTCCCCTGTCAATCACTGTGGTTGGCGGCCAACTCTCGCAAGAAATTGAGAATGAAAGTTATTGGAAAATCGTTGAAGAGGATATAAAAATTGCTGCTGATTCAGACAAAGAGACTGCTTACATGGAGATCTTGGCTCAAAGCTATGAGCATTTGCCTGCTAAACTGAAGGGGTGCTTCCTTTACATGGGCGCCTTCCCTGAAGACAGTGAGATTCATGTCTCCAAGCTTGTGAAGCTATGGCTTGCGGAAGGATTTCTCATGGAAAATGGATCATCGTCTTTCGAAGACATTGCTGAGCAATGTCTTGCAGATCTCCTCGACAGAAATTTGGTTTTCCCTCTCAAATTCAGCTCAAACGGGAAGGTCAAGACTTGCGGCATGCATGACAGTATTCGGCATCTGGCGGAGAGCAAGTCAGTGGACGAGAGGTTTTTTGTGTCGGTTAAAAAGGTTTCCAGTCAAAGAAGCCAACTGCACCATGGAGAAGCTGTTGCAGACACTCTAAAAGGTAAACATACTCAGAGTCAGAGGCGTTTATCTGTTCATAAAAACATTCTAATGTGCATGGAAGATGTTTATGAATCTGCCAAATTGATTAAACCTGCACGCACTCTTGTTTATGCTGGCCATTATCACCATCACCCCTTACCATACTGTCTCGTTTACGACTGGCTTAGGGTGTTAGACGCTGTTAGAGTCCATTTTATTGAGTTCCCAACCCAATTAGTTAAGCTGATTCATTTGAGGTATCTCTCTTTAACCTACAATGGGAAGCTTCCTGCATCCCTATCTCAACTCACAAATCTTCTGGTTCTGATTGTTCGTCGATATCCCAAGATCGTAATCATGGGGAAATCCATCCTGCCGGTGGAGATATGGTACATGAAACAGCTGAGACATATTCTGTTGACAGAATGTGACTTCCCTAATCTCCCAGAAACTCAAACAGGGGATTCTCCTCTTCTTGAAAACCTTCAAACTCTTTCAGCGATCAATGCTGCTAACTGTACACAAGAGTTCTTCAAAAACGTGCCTAACTTGAAAAAGTTGGGAGTTTGGATTGAAGCACCTGGCACTGTGAGCTTGTATCTAGATCATCTCCAAGACCTTGAAGCTTTCAAGTTCAGAGTGCTCAATCCCATCCCTGGTAAAGAGATTTATTTGGAGAGGGATCTTGTTTTCCCAGAGAAACTTGAGAAATTGAGTTTAAGTGGTTGCAGCCTCCCATGGGATAGTCTGAACAATGTCGGGAAGTTCCCATGTCTTCGAGTGCTGAAACTCCGACACTTTGCCTTCCAAGGACCGGAGTGGATCCCAGTGGAGGAACAGTTTCCTAAGCTGGAGTTGTTGCTGATTGAATGCTTGGACTTGGAGTACATGGAAATTGGTTTTGCTTCCTGCGAGAATCTCAAAAGCCTTATTATCAAGAACTGCTACAAACTGGAGGAAATTAATGAAGATGAATTTACAAACATAGGAACACTTGTAAGTGTTGAGTTAATCGGCTGCAATCATCAATTTGTTGATCAGCTTACAGAAATAAAAAACAGACTTGACGAAGATGGAAAGAAATTGGAATTTGGCGTCCACTCTTCATGGGGGGAGACAACATCGCCAAATG AATGCTGA
- the LOC121783471 gene encoding putative late blight resistance protein homolog R1A-10 isoform X2 — translation MADAAVTFLLENLGQLLKHHVSLIGGVDRELDLLKKDLESLSTILSKYSKMPNKPEGFRDLERRIRDVVYEAEDTIDSCIAAAYNKHSLSSDFAEQVRSLREREVINMVEKVLYFEATTMANIPQPKSPTKPKIIREEYVLDFQDHESIIVGYLRESKDELYVISIIGMPGMGKTTLARKIFKCAFVNHEFPNRIWVNVIQALNIRNVLLNILKEFTSDDVSGLSDPALMETVEYYLKERKFLLVLDDVTMDAWNDIRKVLSKSNNMSKVLITSCEKSVGDKATKSYELLLLTGPQSWELLQYQVFGKLGKCPDDLKVVGECIAKNCHGFPLSVMLIAGILVEQDDENISVLKEDWLKVSKFLKNDKKKQVADIIELSYNRLHDELKDCLLYFAVFSKHYEISVWKLIRLWIAEGFIQGKSLEETAEEYLKDLIRRNLVMVVKRNSSGEVKICRVHDVVHAFCVSKVLLEQQRFFHELKCVNGDFVPPVSKIGKPRRICFHSDLETFLTSNEKKHIDRIRSLLFLYKTPADFPTKYSAVMVDGLDLLRVLESEFNRLDHIPKGVTKLFHLRYLTISVDTLTTLAHMFSDLWNLQTVVVNTKNESITIKANIWKMIQLRHLKTNVVITEITQGDGDGCRSLQTLSRISPEICTTNFFKKAPNLKRLGIEGKLASLFQTNSLGRLNQLEKLKLVNTYHSEALQSMRFPELRSWFPAKLKMLTIVGTRLDWNHVSKLGMIETLEALKLKGNAFTGNLWEAVSGGFHSLHFLLIEDTELIIWVASNDSFPKLRHLVLRKCKKLKEIPDDVVGSLEKLDIEDLSASGVESAEKIDDKKIANQGQEGASKFKLTVLNQVTFRPN, via the exons ATGGCGGATGCTGCAGTGACGTTCCTTTTGGAAAACTTGGGCCAGCTGCTGAAGCACCATGTGAGTCTCATCGGCGGCGTTGACCGCGAGCTGGATCTGTTGAAAAAGGATCTCGAGTCGTTGAGTACCATCCTCAGCAAGTACTCCAAGATGCCGAACAAGCCGGAAGGGTTCCGAGACTTAGAGAGGCGGATCCGAGATGTGGTTTATGAGGCCGAAGACACCATTGACTCTTGCATCGCCGCAGCATATAACAAGCATAGCCTTTCCAGTGACTTCGCCGAACAAGTCAGGtctctgagagagagagaggtcaTCAACATGGTGGAAAAGGTTCTATACTTTGAGGCCACTACAATGGCCAACATCCCCCAACCAAAATCACCTACCAAACCCAAG ATAATCAGGGAAGAATACGTGCTAGATTTCCAAGATCATGAAAGTATAATCGTCGGATATCTGCGGGAATCAAAAGATGAATTGTATGTTATCTCCATCATCGGTATGCCAGGTATGGGGAAGACAACTTTGGCAAGGAAGATATTCAAATGTGCTTTTGTGAATCATGAATTCCCCAATCGCATTTGGGTTAACGTTATCCAGGCACTGAATATCAGGAATGTGCTGCtcaacattctcaaagaattcACTAGCGACGACGTGTCGGGTCTATCCGATCCTGCACTAATGGAGACGGTTGAGTATTACCTCAAGGAGAGGAAATTCTTGTTAGTCTTAGATGATGTGACTATGGATGCTTGGAATGATATCAGAAAGGTTTTGTCCAAGAGCAACAACATGAGTAAAGTGCTCATCACTAGCTGCGAGAAGAGTGTCGGAGACAAAGCTACGAAATCCTACGAGCTACTTCTCTTGACAGGTCCACAAAGTTGGGAACTTCTGCAGTACCAAGTCTTTGGTAAACTCGGCAAGTGTCCTGATGATTTGAAAGTTGTTGGGGAATGTATAGCCAAGAATTGTCATGGATTTCCACTTTCAGTTATGTTGATAGCAGGAATTCTTGTGGAACAAGATGATGAGAATATAAGTGTGCTAAAAGAAGATTGGCTTAAGGTGTCAAAGTTCTTGAAAAATGACAAGAAGAAGCAGGTTGCAGATATTATCGAATTAAGCTACAATAGACTACATGATGAATTGAAAGATTGCTTGCTATATTTTGCGGTGTTTTCAAAACACTACGAGATCTCAGTTTGGAAATTGATCCGCTTGTGGATTGCAGAAGGATTCATACAAGGGAAGAGTTTGGAGGAAACTGCAGAAGAGTATTTGAAAGATTTAATCAGAAGGAATTTAGTGATGGTCGTTAAAAGAAATTCCAGTGGTGAGGTTAAAATATGCCGTGTTCATGATGTGGTACATGCATTCTGTGTTTCAAAAGTTTTACTGGAGCAGCAAAGATTCTTCCATGAATTGAAATGTGTGAATGGAGATTTTGTCCCTCCAGTGTCTAAGATTGGCAAACCCCGCCGCATTTGTTTCCATTCTGATCTTGAGACCTTCCTCACTAGCAATGAAAAGAAGCACATTGATCGCATCCGTTCTCTTTTATTCTTGTACAAGACACCGGCAGATTTCCCTACAAAGTATTCAGCTGTTATGGTTGATGGACTAGATTTGCTCAGAGTTTTGGAATCTGAGTTCAACAGATTGGATCATATTCCTAAAGGTGTAACCAAACTATTTCACTTGAGGTACCTTACTATATCTGTTGACACTTTGACAACTCTTGCCCACATGTTCTCCGACCTGTGGAACCTTCAAACTGTTGTAGTCAACACTAAGAATGAATCCATTACTATCAAAGCAAATATATGGAAGATGATACAACTGAGGCATCTGAAGACCAACGTGGTCATTACAGAAATCACCCAAGGGGATGGTGATGGGTGTAGGTCTCTTCAAACCCTGAGCAGAATATCACCTGAAATTTGTACCACCAATTTCTTCAAAAAGGCCCCAAACTTGAAGAGATTAGGTATTGAAGGAAAGTTGGCCAGTCTATTTCAAACAAATTCCTTGGGAAGGCTCAATCAACTTGAAAAGTTAAAGCTGGTGAATACATATCATTCAGAAGCCCTGCAGTCAATGCGCTTTCCTGAGTTAAGAAGCTGGTTTCCGGCAAAACTTAAGATGCTGACTATTGTAGGAACACGTTTGGATTGGAATCATGTGTCTAAGTTGGGGATGATAGAAACTCTTGAGGCCCTCAAATTGAAAGGCAATGCATTCACTGGAAATCTCTGGGAGGCTGTTAGTGGAGGCTTCCACTCTCTCCATTTCTTGCTCATCGAAGATACAGAATTAATTATCTGGGTGGCCTCAAATGATAGTTTTCCTAAACTTAGGCATCTTGTGCTTAGAAAGTGTAAGAAACTCAAAGAAATCCCCGATGACGTGGTGGGAAGCCTGGAGAAGTTGGACATAGAGGATTTATCAGCATCTGGAGTTGAGTCTGCAGAAAAAATAGATGATAAGAAAATTGCAAATCAAGGGCAAGAGGGAGCTTCCAAGTTCAAGCTCACTGTACTAAATCAGGTAACTTTCCGTCCCAACTAA